In a single window of the Eleginops maclovinus isolate JMC-PN-2008 ecotype Puerto Natales chromosome 6, JC_Emac_rtc_rv5, whole genome shotgun sequence genome:
- the zgc:113691 gene encoding uncharacterized protein zgc:113691, protein MANSNGKAEKVSKFETLRLLEKCRKERDDAMQREGVLREKLRQNESRMRSTEALKQKMKTLAVENKELRKNVKGLRTEIGLECSPKFTGKTTKDIINDMQDKDRECNSLVEKAAKLSLTIDDLTSELANTVTSKTLLEDQVQSLQQNLKDMTNNQRRLLKLWEDKKIQRDQPPALPAIIQKPAQKPFAHKAIQTEMSVNSSQKLPVNAFEIKQFSLEHDKKTVLDKHSFPTYGNDFHHENKSFMHDETNGIKN, encoded by the coding sequence ATGGCCAATTCCAACGGGAAAGCTGAAAAAGTTTCCAAATTTGAGACGTTAAGACTTTTGGAGAAATgcagaaaggaaagagatgatGCCATGCAGAGAGAAGGTGTTCTCAGGGAGAAACTGAGACAGAATGAGTCGAGGATGCGTTCAACTGAGGCTCTGAAACAGAAGATGAAGACCTTGGCTGTTGAAAACAAGGAGCTGAGGAAAAACGTGAAGGGTCTTCGCACTGAGATTGGACTTGAGTGCAGCCCTAAGTTTACTGGAAAGACCACAAAGGATATAATCAATGACATGCAGGATAAGGACCGTGAGTGCAATTCTCTTGTGGAGAAGGCTGCCAAACTGAGTCTGACCATTGATGATTTGACCTCAGAGTTGGCTAACACAGTCACatcaaaaacacttttagaGGATCAAGTGCAGTCATTACAGCAAAATCTCAAAGATATGACAAATAATCAACGCCGCCTGCTGAAATTGTGGGAAGACAAGAAGATCCAGAGGGATCAACCCCCTGCCCTGCCTGCAATTATCCAGAAACCTGCACAGAAACCATTTGCCCATAAAGCCATTCAAACTGAGATGTCCGTCAATTCATCGCAAAAGCTCCCAGTCAATGCATTTGAGATCAAGCAATTCTCTCTGGAGCATGACAAAAAGACAGTTTTGGATAAACACAGTTTCCCAACTTATGGAAATGACTTTcatcatgaaaataaatctttcaTGCACGACGAAACTAATGGAATTAAGAATTGA